One uncultured Fretibacterium sp. DNA segment encodes these proteins:
- a CDS encoding 4Fe-4S binding protein, whose amino-acid sequence MGVNIAWCKGCSLCVGVCPRSVLELSDRLKSTPVREHDCIGCRQCENICPDLAITITEKEKDREKEGDADA is encoded by the coding sequence GTGGGGGTCAACATCGCATGGTGCAAGGGGTGCTCCCTGTGCGTCGGCGTTTGTCCGAGATCTGTGCTGGAGTTGAGCGATCGTCTGAAATCTACGCCGGTTCGGGAACACGATTGCATAGGCTGCCGCCAGTGCGAAAATATTTGTCCGGACCTTGCGATAACGATTACGGAAAAGGAGAAGGATAGAGAGAAAGAGGGGGATGCGGATGCCTGA
- a CDS encoding 2-oxoacid:acceptor oxidoreductase subunit alpha, whose protein sequence is MPEFAFWQGNTALAYGALLAGCNFFGGYPITPSTEIAEVMAEELPRRGGHFIQMEDEIAGIASAIGASIAGAKALTATSGPGFSLKQENLGLAYIAEIPIVVVDVMRGGPSTGTPTKTAQQDVMQARWGTHGDHATICYAPSSVQECYDLAVKAFNMAERFRQPVLILSDEVVGHMREKVAKRDPSSVKLENRPRPSVPPEKFTPYEPNPVTGVPAMASFGDGYSWHVTGLTTNDWGFPTNNPPEIERKILRLMSKVDRARSQVVEYESEFMDGAGIVVVAYGSVGRSALRAVRDARRKGVPVGFFRPITLWPFPDAELAKMTLGARTIIVPELNCGQMVLEVERLFRGRSEVLPLNLVNGELFKPSEIGRKIEEVA, encoded by the coding sequence ATGCCTGAGTTCGCTTTCTGGCAGGGCAATACCGCTCTGGCGTACGGCGCCCTTTTGGCGGGCTGCAACTTTTTCGGAGGGTATCCGATCACCCCCTCCACGGAGATTGCGGAGGTCATGGCCGAGGAGCTTCCCAGGAGGGGGGGACACTTCATCCAGATGGAGGACGAGATTGCGGGAATCGCCTCCGCCATCGGCGCCTCCATCGCCGGGGCCAAGGCGCTGACGGCGACCTCCGGTCCGGGCTTCTCCCTGAAACAGGAGAACCTGGGCCTAGCCTACATCGCGGAGATCCCCATCGTGGTCGTGGACGTCATGCGAGGGGGGCCCTCGACGGGGACGCCGACCAAGACGGCTCAACAGGACGTCATGCAGGCGCGGTGGGGAACCCATGGCGACCACGCGACGATCTGCTACGCCCCATCGTCGGTGCAGGAGTGTTACGACCTCGCCGTCAAGGCCTTCAACATGGCGGAGCGGTTCCGTCAGCCCGTATTGATCCTCAGCGACGAGGTCGTGGGGCACATGAGGGAAAAGGTCGCGAAGAGGGATCCCTCGTCCGTAAAGCTGGAGAACCGGCCACGCCCGTCGGTCCCGCCCGAGAAGTTCACCCCCTACGAGCCGAATCCCGTGACGGGGGTTCCGGCTATGGCCTCCTTCGGAGACGGCTACTCCTGGCACGTCACGGGGCTGACGACCAACGACTGGGGGTTCCCGACGAACAATCCACCGGAGATCGAAAGGAAGATACTGCGCCTGATGAGCAAGGTGGATCGGGCCAGGTCCCAGGTCGTGGAGTACGAATCCGAGTTCATGGACGGGGCGGGCATCGTCGTGGTGGCCTACGGCAGCGTCGGCCGCTCCGCCCTGCGCGCCGTCCGGGACGCGCGCAGGAAGGGGGTTCCCGTCGGATTCTTTCGCCCGATAACGCTTTGGCCCTTTCCGGACGCGGAACTGGCCAAAATGACCCTTGGGGCGAGGACGATCATCGTCCCCGAGCTCAACTGCGGTCAGATGGTCCTCGAGGTGGAGCGCCTGTTTCGCGGCAGAAGCGAGGTCCTGCCCCTGAATCTCGTGAACGGCGAGCTTTTCAAGCCGTCCGAGATCGGCCGTAAGATCGAGGAGGTGGCCTGA
- a CDS encoding 2-oxoacid:ferredoxin oxidoreductase subunit beta, translated as MPSAEVLSWVRTRFMPHIWCPGCGHGIIMHSLIRALVALKKEKSNTVLASGIGCSSRMAGYINACTLHSTHGRSLAFATGIKLHRPELTVVDVMGDGDCTAIGGNHFIHACRRNIDITAIVMNNNIYGMTGGQASPTTPIGAWASTTPYGAIDPAFDICKLAEGAGASYVARTTIANPRQAETYITNGIKKKGFSVIEVVTHCHTQFGRKNDRRLPIENYNFFKEASVPLAKARTMSPEELAGRIVCGEFVNKDVPEYTERYRKLAIDKARG; from the coding sequence ATGCCGAGTGCGGAGGTCCTCAGCTGGGTTCGGACGCGGTTCATGCCCCATATCTGGTGCCCGGGGTGCGGGCACGGCATCATCATGCACTCCCTGATCCGGGCGCTTGTCGCACTGAAGAAGGAGAAGTCCAACACGGTGCTGGCCTCGGGGATCGGCTGTTCCAGCCGCATGGCGGGCTACATCAACGCTTGCACGCTCCACTCCACCCACGGGCGCTCCCTGGCGTTCGCGACGGGGATCAAGCTGCACCGCCCGGAGCTCACCGTGGTGGACGTGATGGGGGACGGCGACTGCACGGCCATCGGGGGAAACCATTTCATCCATGCCTGCCGGCGCAACATCGACATAACCGCCATCGTCATGAACAACAACATTTATGGCATGACCGGCGGACAGGCCAGCCCGACGACGCCCATTGGGGCCTGGGCCTCGACGACGCCCTACGGCGCCATCGACCCGGCATTCGACATCTGCAAACTGGCGGAGGGGGCGGGCGCCTCGTACGTGGCCCGGACGACCATCGCCAATCCCCGCCAGGCCGAGACGTACATCACGAACGGGATCAAAAAGAAGGGGTTCTCGGTCATCGAGGTGGTGACCCACTGCCACACCCAGTTCGGCCGCAAGAACGACCGCAGGCTCCCCATCGAGAACTACAATTTTTTCAAGGAGGCCTCCGTACCCCTGGCCAAGGCCCGGACGATGAGCCCCGAGGAGCTGGCGGGCAGGATCGTCTGCGGCGAGTTCGTCAACAAGGACGTCCCGGAGTATACGGAGCGGTACCGGAAGTTGGCCATCGATAAGGCAAGGGGGTAG
- a CDS encoding 2-oxoacid:acceptor oxidoreductase family protein, translated as MAAERFEIRIAGSGGQGVILATELIGQAITHYEPELYVVQSQAYGPEARGGKSKAEVVISSEPIDYPKVIAPSLQVILTQAAADEFAADTKPGGRIVYDDFFVTDLPGVRIGDYGGGSVESTQTRIDARIYVLPIVRTAREELGREIVTNMVALGCVGRVLELEKIASPDSLRKVVAVHFPVQKIADLNLRAFDAGYEVLKQTPLPD; from the coding sequence ATGGCGGCGGAGAGGTTTGAAATTCGCATCGCCGGATCCGGCGGACAGGGGGTCATTTTGGCCACGGAGCTGATCGGCCAGGCCATTACGCACTACGAGCCGGAGCTTTACGTCGTCCAGTCCCAGGCTTACGGACCCGAGGCAAGGGGCGGAAAGTCCAAGGCCGAGGTCGTCATATCGTCCGAGCCCATCGACTACCCCAAGGTGATCGCCCCCAGCCTCCAGGTCATCCTGACCCAGGCTGCCGCGGACGAGTTTGCCGCCGATACCAAGCCCGGAGGACGAATTGTTTACGACGATTTCTTCGTCACGGACCTTCCGGGCGTGCGCATAGGGGATTATGGCGGCGGTAGCGTCGAGAGCACTCAGACGCGCATCGACGCCCGCATCTACGTGCTGCCCATCGTCAGGACGGCCCGGGAGGAGCTGGGACGGGAGATCGTCACGAACATGGTGGCCCTGGGCTGCGTCGGGCGGGTCCTGGAGCTGGAAAAAATCGCCTCCCCCGATTCCCTGCGCAAGGTGGTCGCGGTGCACTTCCCCGTGCAGAAGATCGCGGACCTCAACCTCCGGGCATTCGACGCGGGATACGAGGTTTTGAAGCAGACGCCCCTGCCCGACTGA